In Candidatus Cloacimonadota bacterium, a single genomic region encodes these proteins:
- the thrC gene encoding threonine synthase: protein MSHFSHWRCTDCGREFALDEVRYLCPDCARDYAPGIPLPGVLEAIFDYPALREAWLAQPDPQLFSVLPPGYYPPLPVGNTPLFRPERLATSLNLPELYIKNDSLNPSGSFKDRASELVVADAIRLGMNELVCASTGNAASSLACLCAAAGKQAVIFVPANAPAAKLAQIRVHGAELHSVAGTYDAAFAAALEYSACHACLNRNTAYNPLTIEGKKSAGLEIFLQLGAVPNWIVVPVGDGVILAGIHKAWVDLRRAGLTDSLPRLLAVQAASSDAITSYWESGSYRDAANPFTMADSISVKTPSNANWAVRALNETRGKAIRVSDGQILQAQIELARQAGIFAEPSSAAVLAGLQGALGQGWIAPGDRVVLLITGHGLKDINAVS from the coding sequence ATGAGCCATTTCAGCCACTGGCGCTGCACTGATTGCGGGCGGGAATTCGCCCTCGACGAGGTCCGCTACCTCTGTCCGGACTGCGCCAGGGACTACGCGCCGGGAATTCCGCTGCCGGGAGTGCTGGAGGCGATTTTCGACTATCCCGCGCTGCGAGAAGCCTGGCTGGCCCAGCCGGACCCGCAGCTGTTCAGTGTGCTCCCTCCCGGGTATTATCCACCCCTGCCGGTGGGCAACACACCGCTGTTCCGGCCCGAACGTTTGGCCACAAGCCTTAATCTGCCAGAGCTTTACATCAAGAACGACAGCCTCAACCCCAGCGGCTCCTTCAAAGACCGCGCCTCCGAACTGGTGGTGGCGGACGCCATCCGCCTGGGGATGAATGAACTGGTCTGCGCCTCCACCGGCAACGCCGCTTCCTCGCTGGCCTGCCTCTGCGCGGCGGCGGGCAAACAGGCCGTGATCTTCGTTCCGGCAAACGCCCCGGCCGCCAAACTGGCCCAGATCCGGGTTCACGGAGCCGAACTGCACAGCGTGGCAGGCACTTACGACGCCGCCTTCGCCGCGGCCCTGGAGTATTCAGCCTGCCATGCCTGCCTCAACCGCAACACGGCCTACAATCCGCTCACCATCGAGGGAAAGAAGAGTGCCGGACTGGAGATCTTCCTCCAACTGGGCGCGGTTCCGAACTGGATCGTGGTCCCCGTCGGCGACGGCGTGATCCTGGCCGGGATCCACAAAGCCTGGGTAGATCTGCGGAGGGCCGGCCTCACGGACAGCCTGCCCCGGCTGCTGGCGGTGCAGGCCGCCAGTTCCGACGCCATCACATCCTATTGGGAGAGTGGAAGTTACCGAGATGCGGCCAATCCCTTCACCATGGCGGATTCGATCTCAGTGAAGACACCCTCGAACGCGAATTGGGCCGTCCGTGCTCTCAATGAAACCCGCGGCAAGGCCATCCGCGTGAGTGACGGCCAGATCCTGCAAGCCCAGATAGAACTGGCCCGGCAGGCCGGGATCTTCGCTGAACCCTCCTCCGCGGCGGTGCTGGCCGGATTGCAGGGCGCCCTCGGCCAGGGCTGGATCGCGCCTGGCGACAGGGTGGTACTGCTGATCACCGGACACGGTTTGAAGGATATCAATGCCGTCAGCTGA
- a CDS encoding dihydroorotase family protein, which yields MPSAELYPGICDFHVHVGEKIGGLDLRDDFAALDRLAKKTGVAAIGAFVTEEPGIPLTDKLRRMQADAAQHFEGHVQWHLTPVAAELKEVEPLLREGCDLKFYTTYKQAGIYKSCQEIGRWMEDLGQLKARVLVHCEDDAVIAQTSAAHPFKTAWDHTLRRPELAEYIAVERVLDLAVKHVHPVHIVHVSTPGAALLIAAAKRHNPRITCETAPHYLLYNADKLKEPDGHRWLCTPPLRSEDSRGLLVELLQDGFFDLIASDHCPFRPADKDRYQDTPAMVPMGLPGLASLFPSTFDLLVEQDLIGLDALLDLCCRRPAELMGYINPATYSLEQLLGRTDHE from the coding sequence ATGCCGTCAGCTGAGCTTTATCCCGGGATCTGCGACTTCCACGTCCACGTGGGCGAAAAGATCGGCGGCCTCGATCTGCGCGACGATTTCGCCGCCTTGGACCGCCTGGCCAAAAAAACCGGAGTGGCCGCCATCGGCGCCTTCGTCACCGAAGAGCCGGGTATTCCCCTCACGGACAAACTCCGGCGCATGCAAGCCGATGCCGCGCAACACTTTGAAGGCCATGTGCAGTGGCATCTCACCCCGGTGGCAGCTGAACTGAAGGAGGTGGAGCCTTTGCTGCGGGAAGGCTGCGACCTCAAGTTTTACACCACCTACAAGCAGGCGGGCATCTACAAGTCCTGCCAGGAAATAGGCCGCTGGATGGAAGACCTGGGCCAGTTGAAGGCCCGCGTCCTGGTCCACTGCGAGGACGATGCCGTGATCGCCCAAACCAGTGCCGCCCATCCTTTCAAAACGGCTTGGGACCACACGCTGCGGCGTCCCGAACTGGCTGAGTACATCGCCGTGGAACGGGTGCTGGACCTGGCCGTGAAACACGTTCATCCCGTGCACATAGTCCACGTTTCCACCCCCGGGGCGGCCCTGCTGATCGCCGCGGCCAAACGGCACAATCCCCGCATCACCTGTGAAACCGCGCCGCATTATCTGCTTTACAACGCGGACAAGCTGAAGGAACCAGACGGGCACCGCTGGCTCTGCACGCCGCCACTGCGTTCCGAGGACAGCCGCGGCCTGCTGGTGGAACTGCTGCAGGACGGATTCTTCGATCTCATCGCCAGCGACCACTGCCCCTTCAGACCGGCCGACAAAGACCGCTATCAAGACACTCCGGCAATGGTGCCGATGGGCCTTCCGGGGCTGGCCAGCCTGTTCCCGTCAACGTTTGACCTCTTGGTGGAGCAGGATTTGATCGGACTGGACGCCTTGCTGGATCTCTGCTGCCGGCGTCCGGCAGAACTTATGGGTTATATCAATCCAGCAACATACAGCTTGGAACAACTTTTGGGAAGGACAGACCATGAATGA
- a CDS encoding xanthine dehydrogenase family protein molybdopterin-binding subunit, with product MNEPAWRNDAQAKVTGRARYTDDLKLPGLLHAVPIYSELPRARLLSIDAAEALKQPGVVAVFTAQDIPGNQRFGQIIKDYPTLAGEDINSTGDVLALIVAATRAQAMAAIPFVKVDLEPRTPILDPEAALRPEAEILHPFHGSNIANHHRVRRGDVASAEQEADFVIEEEFSTQRIEHAYLEPETALCQLRPDGVMEVFGSMQHPFSTRRFVASTLGLELKDVEVRTIPMGGGFGGKDDTAALTCARAALCAWLLRRPVKLTLSREGSLRESYKRHPYKLQYRMGLSRDGLIRSVKVRMVADGGAYCSVTPWVTWRSTVQCCGCYEVPNVHCDVFGVYTNNVFSGAMRGFGSPQVNFAIEQLVEIAADKCGLDELEFRRRNMVKQGSTTVTGQVLDTHVVSLRQVMDAVLKEIDYEHKRKTCSFGDPDKDEWYGIGLALSYRGMSLGAEGTDVNSAIINVQPDGSVLIETGIHENGQGSESAMILLASEQLGLPVERIRYRMPSTANIPDGGTTVASRGTIMGGGATVNACKILKDIIIEAMRDLRGLDVAGFSEQNLVNAAGQVLIPWNEAIRLCYNHQIYPHAFGVFQAPRVSWDEDTGQGNAYFTWVYGCQAVELKVDPATKAVTLLNIVAAHDVGKAVNPALVKGQFYGGLAMATGYALFEDCACENGTPKPTNLHNYRLVRSTDLPEMTAIIVENPDPTSPSGAKGIGEPTNELLAPAIANAVYRATGQRFNHLPIRMKP from the coding sequence ATGAATGAACCAGCCTGGCGCAACGACGCCCAAGCCAAAGTGACCGGCCGGGCGCGCTATACCGATGACCTTAAACTGCCGGGACTGCTGCACGCGGTGCCGATTTACAGCGAACTGCCGCGGGCCAGGCTGCTCTCCATCGATGCCGCTGAAGCCCTGAAACAGCCGGGTGTGGTGGCGGTTTTTACCGCCCAAGACATCCCCGGCAACCAACGCTTTGGCCAGATCATCAAAGACTATCCCACCCTCGCCGGCGAGGACATCAATTCCACCGGTGACGTGCTGGCCCTGATCGTGGCCGCCACCCGCGCCCAGGCGATGGCCGCCATTCCTTTTGTGAAGGTGGATCTGGAGCCCCGGACCCCGATCCTGGATCCCGAAGCCGCGCTGAGACCGGAGGCGGAGATCCTGCATCCCTTCCACGGCTCCAACATCGCCAACCACCACCGGGTGCGGCGCGGAGACGTGGCCAGCGCTGAACAGGAAGCGGATTTTGTCATCGAAGAGGAATTCTCCACTCAGAGGATCGAGCACGCCTATCTGGAGCCGGAAACCGCGCTCTGCCAGCTGCGGCCGGACGGCGTGATGGAAGTTTTCGGCAGTATGCAGCATCCCTTTTCCACCCGGCGTTTCGTGGCCTCCACTTTGGGCCTGGAACTCAAGGATGTGGAGGTGCGCACCATTCCCATGGGCGGCGGTTTTGGCGGCAAGGACGACACCGCGGCGCTCACCTGCGCCCGGGCCGCGCTCTGCGCCTGGCTGCTGCGGCGTCCGGTGAAGCTCACCCTCAGCCGCGAAGGGAGCCTGCGCGAAAGCTACAAGCGCCATCCCTACAAGCTGCAGTACCGCATGGGCTTAAGCCGTGATGGATTGATCCGTTCCGTCAAGGTGAGGATGGTGGCTGACGGCGGCGCTTATTGCAGCGTAACCCCTTGGGTGACATGGCGTTCCACGGTGCAATGCTGCGGCTGTTACGAAGTTCCAAACGTTCACTGCGACGTCTTCGGGGTCTATACCAACAACGTTTTCAGCGGCGCCATGCGCGGTTTCGGCTCGCCGCAGGTGAATTTTGCCATCGAACAACTGGTGGAGATAGCGGCTGATAAGTGCGGCCTCGACGAGCTGGAATTCCGCCGCCGTAATATGGTTAAACAGGGTTCCACCACCGTCACCGGCCAGGTGCTGGACACCCATGTGGTTTCGCTGCGGCAGGTTATGGACGCCGTCTTGAAAGAGATCGATTATGAGCACAAACGCAAAACCTGCTCCTTCGGTGATCCTGATAAAGATGAATGGTACGGCATCGGCCTCGCCCTCAGCTATCGCGGCATGAGCCTCGGAGCGGAAGGCACGGACGTCAATTCCGCCATCATCAACGTGCAGCCGGACGGCTCGGTGCTGATCGAGACCGGCATTCACGAAAACGGCCAGGGCTCCGAATCCGCCATGATCCTGCTGGCCTCCGAACAGTTGGGTTTGCCTGTGGAGCGGATCCGCTACCGGATGCCCTCCACGGCCAACATCCCGGACGGCGGCACCACCGTCGCTTCGCGCGGTACCATCATGGGCGGTGGAGCCACGGTCAACGCCTGCAAGATACTCAAAGACATCATTATCGAGGCCATGCGGGACCTGCGGGGACTGGACGTTGCCGGTTTCAGTGAACAGAACCTGGTGAATGCCGCCGGGCAGGTTTTGATCCCCTGGAACGAGGCGATCCGGCTTTGCTACAACCATCAGATCTATCCCCATGCCTTTGGCGTGTTCCAAGCCCCGCGGGTAAGCTGGGATGAAGATACCGGGCAGGGTAACGCTTATTTCACATGGGTTTATGGCTGCCAAGCGGTGGAACTGAAAGTGGACCCAGCCACCAAAGCAGTCACGCTTTTAAACATCGTGGCCGCCCACGATGTGGGCAAGGCTGTCAATCCCGCCCTGGTGAAAGGCCAGTTCTACGGCGGCCTGGCCATGGCCACAGGCTACGCGCTGTTCGAGGACTGCGCCTGCGAAAACGGCACTCCCAAACCCACCAACCTGCACAACTACCGCCTGGTGCGGAGCACCGACCTGCCGGAGATGACCGCCATCATCGTGGAAAACCCCGACCCCACCTCACCTTCCGGCGCCAAGGGCATCGGCGAGCCCACCAACGAACTGCTGGCACCGGCCATCGCCAATGCTGTCTATCGGGCAACCGGACAAAGGTTTAACCATCTTCCCATAAGGATGAAACCATGA
- a CDS encoding (2Fe-2S)-binding protein gives MIRVNGTEYLDYDPDRKLSAWLREDLDLTGTKIGCDIGVCGSCTVLVNGEPKRSCRLKLKDVEGADILTIEGVRAPDGGLHPIQQAFLDAGAIQCGFCTPGMVLATYALLAKNPHPTRAEARQALKGNLCRCTGYQQIIDAVLLAAQSMTKPS, from the coding sequence ATGATCAGGGTAAACGGGACTGAATATCTGGATTACGACCCCGACCGGAAGCTCTCCGCCTGGCTGCGTGAGGACCTGGACCTCACCGGCACCAAGATTGGCTGCGACATCGGCGTCTGCGGCTCCTGCACCGTGCTGGTGAACGGCGAGCCGAAGCGTTCCTGCCGGCTGAAACTGAAGGACGTGGAAGGCGCGGATATCCTCACCATCGAAGGAGTTCGGGCCCCGGACGGCGGACTGCACCCCATCCAACAGGCCTTTCTCGACGCCGGCGCCATCCAGTGCGGCTTTTGCACGCCGGGCATGGTTCTCGCCACCTATGCCCTGCTGGCCAAAAACCCCCATCCCACGCGGGCCGAGGCGCGCCAGGCCCTCAAAGGCAACCTTTGCCGCTGCACCGGCTATCAGCAGATCATCGACGCCGTGCTGCTGGCCGCCCAAAGCATGACCAAACCATCTTGA
- the ygeW gene encoding knotted carbamoyltransferase YgeW: MNNIEAIKNRLRELESLRPDRYGKDFLLTWEHSRDDLQAVMLVAEILQLLHKEKKPWRIFDYGLAISIFRDNSTRTRFSFASAVNGLGLALSELDEVKSQIAHGETVRETAAMISFLTEVIGIRDDMYPGEGHSYMLEVADAVTESFTQGVLAQRPTLVNLQCDLDHPTQSLADLLKLKDYFGGLENLKGKKLAMSWAYSPSYGKPLSVPQGVINLMGRFGMDVVLAHPEGYGLLPETVDSASRFARESGGSFRITHNMDDAFKDADVVYPKSWAPMTVMQERTRLLKQSDREGLKALERHCLAENARHADWECTEARMKLTKGGNALYEHCLPADISGVSCARGEVAGSVFERYRLHTYQEAGYKPFVIAAMIFTAKVRELAAKLESFL; the protein is encoded by the coding sequence ATGAACAACATCGAAGCCATCAAGAACCGCCTGCGGGAACTGGAGAGCCTGCGCCCAGACCGCTACGGCAAAGATTTCCTGCTCACCTGGGAACACAGCCGGGACGACCTCCAAGCCGTGATGCTGGTGGCGGAGATCCTCCAGCTGCTGCATAAAGAGAAGAAGCCCTGGCGCATCTTCGATTACGGCCTGGCCATCTCCATTTTCCGCGACAACAGCACCCGCACCCGCTTCAGCTTTGCCTCCGCTGTGAACGGCCTGGGCCTGGCGCTGTCCGAGCTCGACGAGGTGAAATCCCAGATCGCCCACGGCGAAACGGTGCGCGAAACCGCCGCCATGATCTCCTTTCTCACCGAAGTGATCGGCATCCGCGACGACATGTACCCCGGCGAGGGCCATTCCTACATGCTGGAGGTGGCGGACGCGGTCACAGAGTCCTTTACACAGGGCGTTCTGGCCCAGCGCCCCACCCTCGTGAATCTGCAGTGCGACCTCGACCATCCCACCCAGAGCCTGGCCGACCTGCTCAAGCTGAAGGACTATTTCGGCGGCCTCGAAAATCTGAAAGGCAAAAAACTCGCCATGAGCTGGGCCTATTCTCCTTCCTACGGCAAACCGCTCTCCGTGCCGCAGGGCGTGATCAACCTCATGGGCCGCTTCGGCATGGACGTGGTTCTGGCCCATCCCGAAGGCTACGGCCTGCTGCCGGAAACGGTGGATTCCGCGAGCCGGTTCGCCAGGGAAAGCGGCGGCTCGTTCCGCATCACGCACAACATGGACGACGCCTTTAAGGACGCCGATGTGGTCTATCCCAAATCCTGGGCGCCGATGACCGTGATGCAAGAGCGCACCAGATTGCTCAAACAAAGCGACCGTGAAGGTCTGAAGGCCCTGGAGCGGCACTGCCTGGCCGAAAACGCCCGCCACGCGGACTGGGAGTGCACGGAAGCGCGGATGAAGCTCACCAAAGGCGGCAACGCCCTCTACGAACACTGCCTCCCAGCCGACATCTCCGGCGTCAGCTGCGCCCGGGGCGAGGTGGCCGGGTCCGTCTTCGAACGTTATCGCCTGCACACCTATCAGGAAGCGGGGTACAAACCCTTCGTGATCGCGGCCATGATCTTCACGGCCAAGGTGCGCGAACTCGCTGCGAAACTGGAATCTTTTCTTTAG
- a CDS encoding GxxExxY protein has translation MKAFTEDELNKLSWKIIGACIEVHKFLGPGLLESIYSDCLSREFSLRNINFKREVFVPLMYKGEVFSTKLRADYVVEDSVILELKSVREMLPIYEAQLMSYMALSNIELGLLINFNVSLLKEGIIRMRLNHGKLTEHDQSLLMQSKPQL, from the coding sequence ATGAAAGCATTTACAGAAGATGAATTGAACAAACTGAGCTGGAAAATAATCGGCGCTTGTATCGAAGTACATAAGTTTTTGGGTCCGGGATTGCTCGAATCCATCTATTCCGATTGCCTTTCCCGTGAGTTCAGTTTGCGTAACATCAATTTCAAAAGAGAGGTATTCGTTCCCTTGATGTACAAGGGAGAAGTGTTCAGCACCAAGTTAAGGGCTGACTATGTAGTTGAAGATTCTGTAATTCTGGAGCTGAAATCTGTCAGGGAAATGTTGCCCATATACGAGGCTCAGCTGATGTCCTACATGGCTTTGAGCAATATTGAGCTTGGCTTGTTGATCAACTTTAATGTCAGCCTGCTTAAAGAGGGGATCATCAGGATGAGATTGAATCACGGTAAACTAACCGAGCATGACCAGAGTTTGCTGATGCAATCCAAGCCGCAGCTTTAA
- a CDS encoding pyridoxal-phosphate dependent enzyme: MPKLITHKNPEVIKKNARRCKERGIILPTIRQQMFPETIPDAIKQRLQPIGLWDIDPLNLFRITWKNDIETGLFGPPDYFELPSSVTGVPARIIGLVGKYFPTGAHKVGAAYGCMAPRLASGEFDPEFDKAVWPSTGNYCRGGAFDCALLACPAVAILPEEMSQERFTWLREIGAEVIATPGCESNVKEIFDKCHELRADPHNFILNQFDEFGNPFWHYHVTGDALSEVWDLVKTPSNRFSAYISATGSAGTIAAGDFLKKRFPLMKTTAAEALECPTLLNNGFGGHRIEGIGDKHVPWVHNVRNTDAVAAIRDEDCMRLLRLFNEPAGHEFLVREGVPENVVKNLPLLGISSIGNLLACIKHAKYFEYTGDDIIFTVFTDSAELYQSRIVEQQALKGAYTPLQAALDREAALNCQQTDNFLELTFTEKKRVHNLKYYTWVEQQGKTYEEILRQWDDPAYWTETFEDNLDELDQAIEEFNALP, translated from the coding sequence ATGCCCAAGCTGATAACCCACAAAAACCCCGAAGTGATCAAAAAGAACGCCCGCCGCTGCAAAGAGCGCGGCATCATCCTGCCCACCATCCGCCAGCAGATGTTCCCCGAGACCATCCCGGACGCCATCAAGCAAAGGCTGCAGCCCATCGGCCTCTGGGACATCGACCCCCTCAATCTCTTCCGCATCACCTGGAAAAACGACATCGAGACCGGCCTCTTTGGCCCACCGGACTATTTTGAGCTGCCTTCCTCCGTCACCGGCGTCCCGGCCCGGATCATCGGCCTGGTGGGAAAATATTTCCCCACCGGAGCCCACAAGGTCGGCGCCGCCTACGGTTGCATGGCCCCGCGCCTGGCCAGCGGCGAGTTCGATCCCGAGTTCGACAAGGCCGTCTGGCCCTCCACCGGCAACTACTGCCGCGGCGGCGCCTTCGACTGCGCCCTGCTGGCCTGTCCCGCGGTGGCCATCCTGCCCGAGGAGATGAGCCAGGAACGCTTCACCTGGCTGCGCGAGATCGGCGCTGAGGTGATCGCCACCCCGGGCTGCGAATCCAACGTGAAGGAGATCTTCGACAAATGCCACGAACTGCGCGCCGATCCCCACAACTTCATCCTCAACCAGTTCGACGAATTCGGCAATCCCTTCTGGCACTACCACGTTACCGGCGACGCCCTCAGCGAGGTCTGGGACCTGGTGAAAACACCCTCAAACCGCTTCAGCGCCTATATCAGCGCCACCGGAAGCGCCGGCACCATCGCCGCCGGGGATTTCCTCAAAAAGCGCTTCCCCCTCATGAAAACCACCGCCGCCGAGGCCCTGGAATGCCCCACCCTGCTCAACAACGGCTTTGGCGGGCACCGCATCGAAGGCATCGGCGACAAACATGTGCCCTGGGTGCACAACGTGCGCAACACCGACGCCGTTGCCGCCATCCGCGATGAAGACTGTATGCGGCTGCTGCGCCTCTTCAACGAACCCGCCGGACATGAGTTCCTCGTCCGCGAAGGCGTGCCTGAGAACGTGGTGAAAAACCTGCCCCTGCTGGGCATTTCCTCCATCGGCAACCTGCTGGCCTGCATCAAACACGCCAAATACTTCGAGTACACCGGGGATGACATCATTTTCACCGTCTTCACGGACTCCGCCGAGCTCTACCAGTCCAGGATCGTGGAGCAGCAAGCCCTCAAGGGCGCCTACACCCCGCTGCAGGCCGCGCTGGACCGCGAGGCCGCCCTCAACTGCCAGCAGACCGACAACTTCCTGGAACTCACCTTCACCGAAAAGAAGCGCGTCCACAACCTCAAGTATTACACCTGGGTGGAGCAGCAGGGCAAAACCTACGAGGAGATCCTGCGCCAGTGGGACGATCCGGCCTACTGGACCGAGACCTTTGAGGACAACCTCGACGAGCTCGACCAGGCCATCGAGGAGTTCAATGCCCTGCCCTGA
- a CDS encoding NTP transferase domain-containing protein, with protein sequence MPCPDLVAIIPAAGKGERFGGPKAEAGLDNSTFLDRVRATLAAAGVSDVYVAQGLNTPDMLATLRHAVGELASPGVKGYLIFPVDHPCVKPETVQALCAAWNSYPDAVYRPSCQGRPGHPVIIPAWLDLAADDAGQGLAGIIRSRACSVIDVPVDDPEILRNVNRPQDLEN encoded by the coding sequence ATGCCCTGCCCTGACCTCGTGGCCATCATCCCCGCCGCCGGCAAAGGTGAGCGTTTTGGCGGCCCCAAAGCTGAGGCCGGCCTGGACAACTCCACTTTTTTGGACCGCGTGCGCGCCACGCTGGCCGCGGCGGGCGTTTCGGATGTGTATGTGGCCCAGGGCCTGAACACTCCGGACATGCTGGCCACGCTGCGCCACGCCGTTGGCGAACTGGCCTCGCCCGGGGTGAAAGGCTATCTCATCTTTCCGGTGGACCATCCCTGCGTGAAGCCGGAAACCGTGCAAGCCCTTTGCGCGGCCTGGAATTCATATCCGGACGCGGTTTACCGCCCCTCATGCCAGGGCAGGCCAGGGCATCCGGTGATCATTCCGGCCTGGCTGGACCTCGCTGCCGACGACGCTGGCCAAGGCCTGGCCGGCATCATCCGCTCCCGGGCCTGCAGCGTGATCGACGTCCCGGTGGACGATCCGGAGATACTGCGCAACGTTAACCGTCCCCAGGATTTGGAGAACTGA
- a CDS encoding nitroreductase family protein → MELPELLASRHSVRDFLPDPIPDEILREILQAGRLAPSAQNRQPWRYVVLRDNAQVKKLALNCGLIGLSNLFIRNAPCLIAACADSSKNLRVNRQDYYLVDTAISLQQMVLAAWNRGVGSCWLAAFSEPAVKKYLRLPPKWRVVALLPLGYPAEGKTIYSKALSYFANSRDRLPLDQTVTYFKD, encoded by the coding sequence ATGGAACTGCCCGAATTGCTCGCCAGCCGCCACAGCGTGCGGGATTTCCTGCCCGATCCCATCCCGGATGAGATTTTGCGGGAGATCCTGCAGGCCGGACGCCTCGCCCCCTCGGCCCAAAACCGCCAGCCCTGGCGTTATGTGGTCCTCCGCGACAACGCCCAGGTGAAAAAACTGGCCCTCAACTGCGGCCTGATCGGGCTTTCGAACCTCTTCATCCGCAACGCGCCCTGCCTGATCGCGGCCTGCGCCGATTCCAGCAAAAACCTGCGCGTCAACCGGCAGGACTACTATCTGGTGGACACCGCCATCTCTTTGCAGCAGATGGTGTTGGCCGCCTGGAACCGGGGCGTGGGCAGCTGCTGGCTGGCCGCCTTCAGCGAGCCGGCGGTGAAAAAATACCTCCGGCTGCCGCCCAAATGGCGCGTGGTGGCCCTGCTGCCCCTGGGTTACCCCGCGGAAGGCAAAACCATCTACTCCAAGGCCCTCAGTTACTTTGCCAACAGCCGGGACCGCCTGCCGCTGGACCAGACCGTCACCTATTTCAAGGATTGA